ACTGTTTTATGTACTGCTATTTAGCGGCAGTGCACCGGCGATGACACCGCTGGGCGTGATCGAGGGCACTACCGCCACCGTCAGTTTTCATGGTGGCTTGCTCAGTTCACCTTGTAGCCTGACGCCGGACAGCCAGGATCAGTCCATCGATCTAGGTGATGTCAATATCCGCGACTTGCAAAATGCTGGCGATCAGAGCCCGTCAGTGCGCTTTCACCTCTCGTTGCGCAACTGCCTGTTGGGTGCTCGGGCGCTGGTGGATAACCCGACCGGGCAACGTAACGGCGATGCCAATCGGCTCTATTTGCAGGGTGAACAGGCCGCCACGCTGGTGTTTCTCGGCGAAAGCGACATCAATAATCCGCAGTTGCTGAAATTGAGCGGCGGGGTAGAGGGCATCGGTCTGCGGCTGAAAGATCAGCAGGGTCACGCGCTGGCTCTGAACCAGCAAAGTCGACCCTACATTCTACATCCTGGCAACAACACACTGTGGTTCACCGCCAACGTGGAGTCTACCCAGCGGGCGGTAATGGCAGCAGGCTTTGCCGCTGTGGCGCATATTCAGGTGATTTACCTGTGAGGTTCGATAGCATGAAAAACCCATACGTTAAAATTTGCTTGCTGGCGCTCGCATTGTTACCTCCCGCTGCATGTGCCAACGGCTATGTAACACCGGATAGCGGGCCAAAACAGTTTTATATTAACTTAAACTCAAGCAACATCACCAACCAGATCGGCTTTACCAAGCTCTTCACCTATACATTGGGCGGTAGTTATAGCGGCAAAGCTTATTGCGACACCACTATTCCTAAAAGCCCGCACTATTATAAATCGGATACCTCGCTGCCTGCCTCTGATTATGGCCACGGCTATTTGCAACTGAATGAGTTCCTTGATTTAAAGGCCGAGGTTTGGATCGCCGGCAATAAAAAAACCTATGTCACCGTACCTTTTTACAACCAATCCAATGAATATTTCAGATACTCCTGTACACCGCCTTACGTTCAGGTAAACGAATACGGAAGTGGTTCAAAAGGTCGTGTCACCTTCCGGGTGCGCAAAAAGATCATCAACGGTGTGCAGATTAATGATCGGCAAATTATCGAGCTATATGGCCGCTTAGGATCGAGCGACGCTGGATTCGGCCCTAACCCAATGGCACAAGTGTATATTCAGTCCGCCATACTCTTTGTACCGGACAAATGCGTTGTCAACGAAGGCCAGTTGATCAACGTAGAGTTCGGTGAAATCAGCGGCAGCAACCTAAACGGTTCGAGCTATCCGCAGCACATTCCGGTGCACTTCCAATGCGCAGGTGGCAGCTTTGAAGACGGCAGCCTGAATATCAAATTAGCGGTCTCCGGTACAGCCGCTTCCTTTAACGATAACGCATTTAAAACTAACAAGAGTGATCTCGGTATCCAGCTCACACATAACGGTGAATTGGTTATCCCGAACGTGTTTTATCCAGTGCCAAATATCGGTAATGGCGGTTCCTGGAATCTGTTGGCGGTGCCATTGGCCAACGGCAACAAAGAGATCGATGAAGGGGAGTTCAACGCGTCAGCCACTATTGTGGCGTCATTCCAGTAACTGAGGGAAAACAGAAGATGCGTCTACATACTTTAGCGATATTGGGCTGCGCCCTTTGGTGGTTTGCCACCTTGTCAGCCACGGCAGATACCGAGCTGTACGGTGCACAGCTACAGTTCCACGGCACCGTGGTGAGTCGGCCATGTCATATCGAGCCACAGTCGGCCGACCAACTGGTAGACATGGGTACGGCGATCGTCACCACCTTGTACCGCTATGGTCACACGGCTCCGGTGCCGTTCACCATCAAGCTGATGGACTGCAAAAACACGGTATTTAAATCCGTCAACATCATCTTTAGTGGTATTGAAGATCCTGAGTTGCCAGGCAAACTGGCGATCAACAATGGCGTACAGGGTGCCGCCATCGCCCTGTTTGATCATCAGGGAACGGGTATTGATCTCAACCAGGCGAGTAGCACGGTAAGGTTGCAAGAGGGTCACAACGTGCTGAACTTCGCCGCCTATGTGCAGGGCCAGCCGAGCGCCATTAAGAATAAAACCATTACCGAAGGCGAGTTCAATTCTGTGGCCAACTTCGTGTTGGCTTATCAATAAGCACGGCTTCTTGAAGAAGCCGTGCTATAGGCAAACAAAAAACGTCCTGGCATTTGCCGGTTGCCATGCATGTTTATGACACCCCAACGCTTTACACAACATGGACGCTTCGAGGAGTAAACCATGCGAAAAATTCAATTCACTCTATTTGACAGCAACAATTTTTACCTGCAAGGATTACGCCTGCTGTTGGAGGATTATCTGCATGCGTTGAATGAATGCCATCATACGTATCCTCAGTTAGCATCGGAGGAACCTGGGCAGGTTGAGATAGTGCTCCGCACGCTGGAAAATCGCTGGGGATGCGCCTGTTGCTACCAGAGCCAATATCAGACGCCACCGCATCGTCGATTGAATATTGTGATTCTGGACGACAGCACCCAACACTATATACAGACCTACCCCCTTTTGCTCAGCATCTACCGGCGTGATTCCACCAACGTGATCTGCAACAAGCTGCATGAGGCACTGACGCACTTTTGTCAACAACCCTGGTTAGATCTGCACGTCGGGAACATGTGGAAATGCCAGCAGTGCCGCATCGCCGCGCTGAGCAATTGCGAGAAGAAAGTGCTGCGACTGATGAGTACCGGTATGTCCGCCTGCACTATTGCAAACATGCTGCACCGTAGCCAGAAAACCATCAGCACCCACAAACGCTCGGCGATGCGCAAGCTTAATTTGCGTAAGAACGCGGAACTGAGCAGAGTACTATTAAATCAGATGGGGCTGAACTGAAGTGCAGGGATCATGATCGGATACCCTCTGACCCACCGCATCGCACTTGGATGTGGTGGCCAAAGGCACCATAGCGCCCAGTACCAGCGGTGTTTCCCCCACATACTATTCACAATGCGAAAAAGGCGTAGGGCCTTTGATTGCCTCTGTGGGGACGGAAACATCGCCTCAACTTAGAGCCTATCCCAGTAGGTATAGCCAGTTTGGACACGGACAGCGCGCAACAACCGGGGAGTGCAGGGAGTACATGAGGATTGTCAGCACTGCCCAGGCCAAAATGGCAAATAAAATAGCCTAATGGAATAGGTTCTAAATTGCTGATGGTTATATCAGGCAATGTCACGCAATGGCACATGAGCGACGTTGGCGGTCATGTGAGCGCGAAACAAGTCGCGTGTGATGTTGGGTGCACCAAATAAGCGGCTTGTATATAAAACATACGTTTCCCGACGGTTAATTTTTTTATGGTTATCACTTTCCATCACCAATCTCTTTATAGCTATCGGGTTTGTCAACACAGCATAAAATAAAGATACAACGCCAGAGAGGCAAATCATCTTCACCCATGCAAACGCTCCCCCTAATAACGATCTTCAGTCAGGTGACTGCGGGTAAGTTTCGCTAGGGAATTACGCTGATATCAAATTGGACGTGCTGGCAAAACCAGTTCCATAATTTTGACAGTACAGCAAAAAAAATAGCTACCTGATGCCGATAACGGCAATGAAGTACATTTTTACGCTTGTCTTTGACCTTTTGATCTGTTTGCATCCTGGGTTATCATGACTGTTTATACGCTTAAACCCGTCACTTGACTGGCCGCTTTGATGTAGCGCCAGTAATTTGGGTAGTGCGGTACAGAATAAGGTGCTTTGCGGTGATGAAACCCTTTTTACGCAGTGGCAGTATGCATGATGTGCTTGCATTGGGCGAAAATGGACAACCGGTTTACGCCTGTGCGCTACAGTTGCGGGAAACCTTGCGCATTCGCCAGCACCCGTTGGCCGCCGATTGCCTGGCAATCCCCCAACCCAACGAGGCAGGGACTCGCATCGATTGGTATGCCCCTTTCCCAGGGAAAGTGACTTCTTGGCTGGCAGCCAGCGATGCTCAACGCATGCAGGCTCTACACCAATTAGAGCGCCACCTGTCGACCTTCCTTACTCTAGTCGCCCAAACGCAGAACACCGAACACCCCAGCCAACGTCTGTTCGGCGCATTATTAGCCAAAGCGATGCAGATCCCCGATCAGCACCATGTCTATCTGGTTGATGATAAACCGGTGCTGACCTTTTGGGGCTTTATCAAGCCGCAAGCACAATTCCAGGACGACCCTCTGGCCTGCCTGCGCCTGGCCGAGGAACCGGCAGAAGAACCGATGCCAGTAGCCACAGCAGCACGTAAGGTGGCGATATCCATACCCAAACCGGTGTCTAAACCCGCAGCCGTCACGCCACCAACAATGCCACCAATACCAGCACCAGAAACACCAGCCACAGCACCACCAGCACGCCAGCAGCGCCACCGCTATGTGTGGATAGTAGCGGCGCTGATGTTGCTTACTCTGCTGGTCGGCTGGCTTAGCCAACTTAACAGTCCGCTGCCGCCAATCCCCGCAGTGCAACAACCCGCTCCGCTGGCCCCCTTCACGGTGCCAGCGCTTAGCCTGCAACTGCCGTTAGCGCCTGCGACGTTGATGCCACCAGAACCCGTCGCCTTGCCGCCGAAACCCGTCAACTTGCCACCAGAACCCGTCACCTTGCCACCGGCGGATAAAAACTTACTGGTGCTGCCCACCGAGTCGGTCAAAGCCGGATCTACCCGTTTTCTAAACGGCAAATGGCAAGCCACAGTGGCGCTGCAAGTCCCCTTTAGCGATAAATACCCCAGCCTGCAATACCACCTAAACGGCGGTAAAGGCACAGTGAGTCTCCGTCACGGCAACGGTAACGCCATCAGTTGCCGGGCATCCATTGAGGCTGGGCTGATGCCATCAGGCAATTTGGTGATCAAAAGCCGCACCAAAGCACGCTGCAACGATGGTAGCCGCTACACACTGCCGGAAATCACCTGTAAGCAAAATGAAACCGGGCCAGCAGAGTGCTTCGGCCGCTACAATGCGGAAACAACCTACCCCATGATGTTGAAGCGCGAGAATAAATGATGTTGGCACCCGTTACCGATTTCCCACACAGCATTACGCTGATTCAGGACAGCGGCATTCAATTTCTGGACTTTGCTCTGACGCCAATTCTGGATGCCGACTTCCCTGGCAAGTTTGTCCGTCAAACGGCGAGCGGCCCGCTATTGCTCCTGCAATGGGATGCCGACAGCGGCAAATACTTGTTGCCCGCCCAAACAGGGCAAGCCCCGGAGGTGGTACGCCCGGAATTCAGTTATCCACTGCAACAATCACTGCGTCTATTGGATAAAACCTGGCTACCGCTGCCTTTCTTTCGTTACACCCCATCAGGCGCGTTTTTAGCCGGGCCAGAAAACTGGGCGCGGATGCAGATCATTGAGTTGGATGCGCCCGATCAGGACGGTAACTCGCTGCGGGTGGTGCTGGCTTTTGACACCCGCATCGCTGCGCCGAGCCAGGAGAGGCTGGCACCGAGCGAGAGCGATCTCAATACCGGACTTAGCTTCGCGCTGGCGCAACGTAACCATGATCTGGGCGAGTTCCTCGATCTCACCTGGGTGGATGGCTGGCTGCGCGAAGCCTTTACCCAAAGTGCAACAATACAGGAACAACGTGCCACAACGGCGCTTGATACCGGGCTAAAAACCTTCGAGTATCAGGCGCATTACCTCAATCTGTTGCACATGCTTGGCAGCCAGTTGGCGGTGCCACAGATAAAGATCATCGGCACCACGTTGCAACAGCCTGCCGTCAACGTGGACGTCATTCTGGATGTCGGCAATTCTCATACCTGCGGCGTGCTGGTCGAAGACCATCCAGAAGAAAACCATGGCCTGAAGCAAACCTATGAACTGCAGTTGCGCTCGCTGTCCGCGCCACACTGTGTTTACAACGAGTTGTTCGAAAGCCGGGTAGAGTTCTCCCAAGCCACGTTTGGCAAACCGAGCTACTCGTTCCAGAGCGGACGCGATGATGCTTTTATCTGGCCTTCCATCACCCGTGTAGGCCGAGAAGCAGTACAGTTGGCGCAACAGCGGGCGGGCAATGAAGGCACTACCGGGATTTCCAGCCCACGCCGCTATCTGTGGGATGAAGAGCGTTATACGCCCGGTTGGCGGTTTAACAGCACACAAGAACCAATGGCTGCCGCAGCGCCATTGACTTTCCTGATCAATGACGAAGGCGTGCCGCTGTCTGCGTTGCCACTAGCGGAAAGGTTGCCAGTATTTGCCGCTCATTACAGCCGCAGTGCGGTAATGACCCTGATGCTGACCGAGTTGCTGGCACAAGCACTGATGCAGATCAACAGCGTCGCCCAACGAACGAAAATGCCGAACGCTACCGCCCCACGCCACCTGCGCACTATCATCCTGACGTTGCCTTCGGCGATGCCAAAGCCGGAACGTGAAATTTTCCGCCGCCGTATGCAGGAGGCCATTAGCCTGGTCTGGAAAGCCATGGGTTGGCACCCGCTGGATGCGCCGTTCGATGGCGAGCAAACCCGTGTTCCCGTTCCACACGTGCATATGGAATGGGACGAGGCTAGCTGTGGCCAAATGGTTTATCTGTATAACGAAACACAGGTGAATTTCGCCGGCCGCACCGATGCCTTTTTTGCCGCTATGGCCAGGCCGGATCGGCCACTGACGCCGGGAGAAGCGGCGGGAAAATCCCTGCGCATCGCCTCCATCGACATCGGTGGCGGCACCACAGACCTGGCCATCACCCAATATGTGCTGGATGATGGCGTGGGCAACAACATCAAGATCAATCCGCGCCTGTTATTCCGCGAAGGGTTTAAAGTCGCCGGCGATGATATTCTGCTGGATGTCATTCAACTGTTTATCTTGCCCGCCATACAGCAGGCGATCGAAGACGCTGGCGTCGCTGCACCGACGGTCGTGATGGATAAACTGTTTGGCAATGCAGGCCGCATGGACGGATTTTCAACGTTGCGCCAGCAGGCCACATTGCAAATTTTTATGCCTATCGGGCATGCTTTGCTCGCAGCATATGAGAACTACGACCCGTTAGACGCACAGGCGGAAATTGCCGCCAATCTAGGCAAACTGTTACCACAGACACCCACCCCACAGGTTTTGGCATTTATCAACGGTGAAGTTCAGCGCGCTGCGGGTTCCACCACCTTCGACATTTTGCAGACCCCGCTAGTCATCCGTCTAAGCGCCTTGCACACCGCTTTCCTATCCGACCAACTCGGCATCGCCCATTGCCTGCGTCTGCTCTCCGAAGTTGTGGCGCTATACACCTGCGATGTGCTGCTACTCACTGGCCGTCCGGCGCGCTTTCCAGGCGTTCAGGCGCTATTGCGCCAGTTGCAGCCGCTACCCGCCAGCCGTATCTTGCCACTTGAGGGCTACCACACCCGCAGTTGGTATCCATTTAATAGACGCGGGTGTATCGAAAACCCCAAATCCACCGCTGCTGTGGGTGCCATGCTGTGCCTGCTGGCCATCGATCTACGCCTGGCAAGTTTCTATTTTAACGTCGGGGATTTGCTGCCTTACTCCACTATTCGCCATCTAGGCATGCTGGACGGCAATAACATGCTGGCAGATGATAACGTCTACTATCGCGATATCGATCTGGATCACGCTGACTTTGCACTGGATCCTACCCGCTCTTTCCAACTGCGTGGCCCCCTGCGTTTAGGATTCCGCCAGTTGGATAATGAGCGCTGGCCAGCATCGCCACTCTATACGCTCACTATCACCGATCCCCAGTTAGCACGTAAACTGGCTGGCGATACGGTAATCACCCTGAAGTTAGCCATTACCAGCAGCGACGAGCAAGGCGCAGAAGGCGTCAAAATCGCCCAAGCCCTGCTGGCCGATGGCAGCCCAATATCCACACATAAACTGCAACTTAAACTTAATACTCTGGCTGCCAGCGCCTCTGGCGCAACCCATTATTGGATAGACAGCGGGAGCATTTATCAACGATGAAATCTATCACCTCCGATCCAATAAACCGCCTCAGCAACGGCATTCTTCAAGCGATTGACTGGGTAGCCGACGCGCGGCAACAGTCCACACGCCTAAACCGGGAAGCAGACAGGCTGATTATTCGCCTGCGCCGCTGCTACAACCGGGCAACACAGTTGGACAACGCAACGCATCGGTCTGTGGCCATCGGTCTCTATGGCCATAATACCGCCGCCAAAATTCACCTGTTCCAAGCGTTGGCACCCGGTGCCAAGCTGTTAACCGGAGATGCCGCCCTGACGGTGCGTTATTGTTCATCAGACGTCGAAAACTCACCCGCTTATCCAGTCGCCATCTGTTTGCTTGATGAAGCACAATTGATTGCCATGGCGGTCGGCGCTGCTTTCATGGAGGATTTCCGCCCGGACTGGAACGCGCGCGCGATAACCGCTCACCTGCATGGGCTAGAGCGCCACCGTCAACTTAGCGCGATCAGCGGTATGGACAGCAACACTATTTTGGCGCTGTGGGACGGCTTTCGTCGCTACGGAGGCAAATGGCAACAGGCACTGGATCGACACTTCTGGCCGCAAGCCATCGCACTGGCACCCTATTTGAGCATTGATGATCGGGCGCGTCTATTCGCACCACTGTGGGGGGAGGAACCGGCGCTAACAGCCCACTACCGCCAGTTGGCTCATACCCTGCACACGCTAGGGGGCAGTGGGCGCGTATATGCCCCTGGCAACATATTGGAACCGGACACCGGCATTCTACATACCCGCACCCTTACCCTACCAACCGAGGTAACGCTGCCCGTGTTGGCGGGGAACGGCAGCACCGTGGACATCCCGCTGGCCGACCTGGCATGGTTAGCCGCCGAGGTGACCACCATACTGCCACCAGGGGCAATGCCCCCCGATAGCGAGCTGCTCGATATCCCAGCTAGCATCTACTGCCAGGGCAGTGATCTGACACTGCGTATGTTACAGGCGAAACGTGCCGACCTCTTGATGCGCTGTGCCGATGGCCTGCATACCCATTTGCTACTGATCGCCGATGCGGCTGGCTCACCGCAGGACGCCAGTCGGACAGGCCATGCGCTCGCCTATTGGGTCAAACAAACCCAGGGGGAAAATGCAACCGAGCGCCGCCGCCGTAAACCTGGCTTAATCTGGGCGATCACACCGTTCGATGTGCGCCATAAAGGCAAACCACGCCCCGATGATGCCGTTCAACGCTATGTTGGTGAAGCGGGCGACAGTTGGGCAACGCTGCTGGCGATGGATCCGCGTGACTGCCAACGCATGACGGCGTATCTGGCTAATCAGATGCGCCCAGCATTGAAACAAGCGCGTATCCTTGAAATGCAACAGGAGCTGCAACGCGAACTGACCGAAAGCTTGCTTGGCAACTGGCTCACCAGCGGGGAACCACCGTTAGCGCAACAGCGCAGCCAGCAACTGCTGCGCGCTTTGCAGGCGCAAGCCGGTGTACATGGCGAGTTGCTGGAGTGGCTGCTGCTGCCGCGCGATACGCTACGCCAACTGTTTGTGCAGCAAACGCACAGCTCACCCACACCAGTTACCGTCACTCCGCCGCTGGACATTG
The sequence above is drawn from the Serratia symbiotica genome and encodes:
- a CDS encoding fimbrial protein — translated: MDEFTGRLRSLALLFYVLLFSGSAPAMTPLGVIEGTTATVSFHGGLLSSPCSLTPDSQDQSIDLGDVNIRDLQNAGDQSPSVRFHLSLRNCLLGARALVDNPTGQRNGDANRLYLQGEQAATLVFLGESDINNPQLLKLSGGVEGIGLRLKDQQGHALALNQQSRPYILHPGNNTLWFTANVESTQRAVMAAGFAAVAHIQVIYL
- a CDS encoding fimbrial protein translates to MKNPYVKICLLALALLPPAACANGYVTPDSGPKQFYINLNSSNITNQIGFTKLFTYTLGGSYSGKAYCDTTIPKSPHYYKSDTSLPASDYGHGYLQLNEFLDLKAEVWIAGNKKTYVTVPFYNQSNEYFRYSCTPPYVQVNEYGSGSKGRVTFRVRKKIINGVQINDRQIIELYGRLGSSDAGFGPNPMAQVYIQSAILFVPDKCVVNEGQLINVEFGEISGSNLNGSSYPQHIPVHFQCAGGSFEDGSLNIKLAVSGTAASFNDNAFKTNKSDLGIQLTHNGELVIPNVFYPVPNIGNGGSWNLLAVPLANGNKEIDEGEFNASATIVASFQ
- a CDS encoding fimbrial protein, with protein sequence MRLHTLAILGCALWWFATLSATADTELYGAQLQFHGTVVSRPCHIEPQSADQLVDMGTAIVTTLYRYGHTAPVPFTIKLMDCKNTVFKSVNIIFSGIEDPELPGKLAINNGVQGAAIALFDHQGTGIDLNQASSTVRLQEGHNVLNFAAYVQGQPSAIKNKTITEGEFNSVANFVLAYQ
- a CDS encoding helix-turn-helix transcriptional regulator, encoding MRKIQFTLFDSNNFYLQGLRLLLEDYLHALNECHHTYPQLASEEPGQVEIVLRTLENRWGCACCYQSQYQTPPHRRLNIVILDDSTQHYIQTYPLLLSIYRRDSTNVICNKLHEALTHFCQQPWLDLHVGNMWKCQQCRIAALSNCEKKVLRLMSTGMSACTIANMLHRSQKTISTHKRSAMRKLNLRKNAELSRVLLNQMGLN
- a CDS encoding SrfA family protein, producing the protein MKPFLRSGSMHDVLALGENGQPVYACALQLRETLRIRQHPLAADCLAIPQPNEAGTRIDWYAPFPGKVTSWLAASDAQRMQALHQLERHLSTFLTLVAQTQNTEHPSQRLFGALLAKAMQIPDQHHVYLVDDKPVLTFWGFIKPQAQFQDDPLACLRLAEEPAEEPMPVATAARKVAISIPKPVSKPAAVTPPTMPPIPAPETPATAPPARQQRHRYVWIVAALMLLTLLVGWLSQLNSPLPPIPAVQQPAPLAPFTVPALSLQLPLAPATLMPPEPVALPPKPVNLPPEPVTLPPADKNLLVLPTESVKAGSTRFLNGKWQATVALQVPFSDKYPSLQYHLNGGKGTVSLRHGNGNAISCRASIEAGLMPSGNLVIKSRTKARCNDGSRYTLPEITCKQNETGPAECFGRYNAETTYPMMLKRENK
- a CDS encoding virulence factor SrfB, with protein sequence MLAPVTDFPHSITLIQDSGIQFLDFALTPILDADFPGKFVRQTASGPLLLLQWDADSGKYLLPAQTGQAPEVVRPEFSYPLQQSLRLLDKTWLPLPFFRYTPSGAFLAGPENWARMQIIELDAPDQDGNSLRVVLAFDTRIAAPSQERLAPSESDLNTGLSFALAQRNHDLGEFLDLTWVDGWLREAFTQSATIQEQRATTALDTGLKTFEYQAHYLNLLHMLGSQLAVPQIKIIGTTLQQPAVNVDVILDVGNSHTCGVLVEDHPEENHGLKQTYELQLRSLSAPHCVYNELFESRVEFSQATFGKPSYSFQSGRDDAFIWPSITRVGREAVQLAQQRAGNEGTTGISSPRRYLWDEERYTPGWRFNSTQEPMAAAAPLTFLINDEGVPLSALPLAERLPVFAAHYSRSAVMTLMLTELLAQALMQINSVAQRTKMPNATAPRHLRTIILTLPSAMPKPEREIFRRRMQEAISLVWKAMGWHPLDAPFDGEQTRVPVPHVHMEWDEASCGQMVYLYNETQVNFAGRTDAFFAAMARPDRPLTPGEAAGKSLRIASIDIGGGTTDLAITQYVLDDGVGNNIKINPRLLFREGFKVAGDDILLDVIQLFILPAIQQAIEDAGVAAPTVVMDKLFGNAGRMDGFSTLRQQATLQIFMPIGHALLAAYENYDPLDAQAEIAANLGKLLPQTPTPQVLAFINGEVQRAAGSTTFDILQTPLVIRLSALHTAFLSDQLGIAHCLRLLSEVVALYTCDVLLLTGRPARFPGVQALLRQLQPLPASRILPLEGYHTRSWYPFNRRGCIENPKSTAAVGAMLCLLAIDLRLASFYFNVGDLLPYSTIRHLGMLDGNNMLADDNVYYRDIDLDHADFALDPTRSFQLRGPLRLGFRQLDNERWPASPLYTLTITDPQLARKLAGDTVITLKLAITSSDEQGAEGVKIAQALLADGSPISTHKLQLKLNTLAASASGATHYWIDSGSIYQR
- a CDS encoding virulence factor SrfC family protein, with amino-acid sequence MKSITSDPINRLSNGILQAIDWVADARQQSTRLNREADRLIIRLRRCYNRATQLDNATHRSVAIGLYGHNTAAKIHLFQALAPGAKLLTGDAALTVRYCSSDVENSPAYPVAICLLDEAQLIAMAVGAAFMEDFRPDWNARAITAHLHGLERHRQLSAISGMDSNTILALWDGFRRYGGKWQQALDRHFWPQAIALAPYLSIDDRARLFAPLWGEEPALTAHYRQLAHTLHTLGGSGRVYAPGNILEPDTGILHTRTLTLPTEVTLPVLAGNGSTVDIPLADLAWLAAEVTTILPPGAMPPDSELLDIPASIYCQGSDLTLRMLQAKRADLLMRCADGLHTHLLLIADAAGSPQDASRTGHALAYWVKQTQGENATERRRRKPGLIWAITPFDVRHKGKPRPDDAVQRYVGEAGDSWATLLAMDPRDCQRMTAYLANQMRPALKQARILEMQQELQRELTESLLGNWLTSGEPPLAQQRSQQLLRALQAQAGVHGELLEWLLLPRDTLRQLFVQQTHSSPTPVTVTPPLDIEIDLFGEAEAVAVTPTAPAISPFAERVFADWVNHLRSLPDNAQLLALLNVGKPQLEMLVDALINAACRLGIDAALERALEAGALPEQGEERQVSQALAILGDFIAWLGFQQREAALRPLSRINHGQPIFTPPPQPAVDWGNQQRLAKLAPTPTKNTAFYIYDWLVGLQTLLAENEAAAAENRLGEQQRAALEGIVATL